A region from the Streptosporangium sp. NBC_01756 genome encodes:
- a CDS encoding AGE family epimerase/isomerase: protein MGSEQPERIARRQLEDVILPFWLENGIDTEHGGFFTCFDNRGRRRLSTNKFTWSQGRFVWLLARAARLADRGLLSPDGPRFDAGTLIRHAERGASFLLDHAVRPDGRCAYVLDERGGTALDEEGRPLPVERSIFADAFVAMGLAELTRYTGSPDHLPTIDVIVQRIADDVEAGDPPTPPYPLPPGCSGFGARMIVLNARLDQARAHQAVLAQAGVHQTGSAQARDHQAASDRTGVHQAASDRRTTAPRPGKALPYADELRAARRAMVAHREDSGLFTETFVADPDKRDTILARHRTPGHALEGIWMALEAGHLLGETGDHGDLVASVSALCEAGWDDEHGGLFRYVGVSGRPYGGPYEDLVRRTWSTKLWWVHTEAAYATRLAAERYGDREAAGWFDRIWDYTLGTFPGGTDGEEWIQIRDRAGAPLDEVVALPVKDPYHIARNLMQIVELGAQGDQS, encoded by the coding sequence ATGGGTTCCGAGCAGCCCGAGCGGATCGCCCGCAGGCAACTCGAAGACGTCATCCTCCCGTTCTGGCTTGAGAACGGTATCGACACCGAGCACGGCGGGTTCTTCACCTGCTTCGACAATCGCGGCCGGCGCCGGCTGTCCACGAACAAGTTCACCTGGTCGCAGGGGCGTTTCGTCTGGCTGCTCGCTCGCGCCGCCCGGCTCGCCGACCGCGGCCTGCTCTCGCCGGACGGGCCGCGCTTCGACGCCGGCACGCTCATCCGGCACGCGGAACGCGGCGCGTCCTTCCTCCTCGACCACGCCGTGCGGCCTGACGGCCGGTGCGCCTACGTCCTGGACGAGCGGGGCGGAACCGCGCTCGACGAGGAGGGCAGGCCGCTGCCCGTCGAGCGCAGCATCTTCGCGGACGCCTTCGTCGCCATGGGGCTCGCCGAGCTCACCAGGTACACCGGCTCGCCCGACCACCTCCCCACGATCGATGTGATCGTCCAGCGGATCGCGGACGACGTGGAGGCGGGCGACCCCCCGACCCCGCCGTACCCGCTGCCGCCCGGCTGCTCGGGGTTCGGCGCCCGCATGATCGTCCTCAACGCCAGGCTCGACCAGGCACGCGCACACCAGGCGGTGCTCGCCCAGGCGGGCGTGCACCAGACGGGGTCCGCCCAGGCACGCGATCACCAGGCCGCGTCCGACCGGACAGGCGTGCACCAGGCCGCGTCCGACCGGAGAACAACGGCCCCGCGGCCCGGAAAGGCCCTCCCCTACGCGGACGAGCTGCGCGCCGCGCGCCGGGCTATGGTCGCGCACCGGGAGGACAGCGGCCTGTTCACCGAGACGTTCGTGGCCGATCCCGACAAGCGGGACACGATCCTGGCCAGGCACCGCACCCCCGGCCACGCGTTGGAGGGGATCTGGATGGCGCTGGAGGCGGGCCACCTGCTCGGCGAGACCGGCGACCACGGCGACCTGGTCGCCAGCGTCTCCGCACTGTGCGAGGCCGGGTGGGACGACGAGCACGGCGGGCTGTTCCGCTACGTCGGCGTCTCCGGCCGGCCGTACGGCGGGCCGTACGAAGACCTGGTCAGGCGGACCTGGTCGACCAAGCTGTGGTGGGTCCACACGGAAGCCGCCTACGCCACCCGGCTGGCGGCCGAGCGCTACGGCGACCGGGAGGCGGCCGGCTGGTTCGACCGGATCTGGGACTACACGCTCGGCACGTTCCCCGGCGGAACAGACGGCGAGGAGTGGATCCAGATCAGGGACCGGGCCGGGGCTCCACTCGACGAGGTCGTCGCCCTGCCGGTCAAGGACCCGTACCACATCGCCAGGAACCTCATGCAAATCGTCGAACTCGGCGCTCAGGGAGACCAGTCGTGA